CGGTCAACGGCACACAAAAGGCGTTGATTTACCACACGTCAGGCATGACGGCGGTGTTTATGGGACTGATTACGGCCATCGGGGGAGGCCTTATTCGTGACATCCTGATCAACGACGTCCCATCGGTCATCCGTGACAGCCATTGGTATGCAGTTCCGGCGTTGATCGGCAGCGTGTTGACGGTGTTCGTTACGCGAACCTATGAGCATCACGCGATCAATTTCACAGTGCAGGTCATTGGTGACATCGCTATCGTCTCCTTCGTCGTCATCCTGCGCGTGCTCTCTGTCCGTTTCGACTGGAAGGTGCCAGGTGCCATCAGACGGAACCGTACGTATCTGCCGTTGCCTGTCAAGGAGGATGAGGACGAGAAAAGTGACAACAACAAGTAAAATTTGTGACCATTGTTGATTGGTCAACCAATGTTCGATTGAGATTACATGTTTCGTAAGAAAAACCAATCGCGTCGACAGTGCTTAGTAAGCATTGTGGGGGACTTGTTGATGTGTGGAGTTTACATCTTTTTATGCTTGAGTGTCAGAGGTAAGGGGAGGAGAGTTAGTCACGGGTCGCAGAAATAGAGTTCAATTGCTCTTCGGTCCAGGCAATCTCATTATTAAATACCGGTATCAAGAATGATCAGAGTAATGATCACTGTTGGCAACGGGTAAAATCATGCATAGCTTATTACAAGCATTTGTTGTCCGCGCAAGTTGGGAAAATAGATGCACCTGACACCAGACTTTCAGCTCAAAGACGTGACTGTCTGAAGGCTTTTAGGCAAGAGTTTGTGAATCACTATTGCACTCCAATCACATATATGGGTCAGGTGGACAATTCGAAAAAGATGTTTATTGGCTGATTC
The window above is part of the Bifidobacterium sp. ESL0732 genome. Proteins encoded here:
- a CDS encoding TRIC cation channel family protein; translation: MQLALESNVFFWAIEYIATFCCGLLGGLCAVKKKYDFIAILMTVWLTGLGGGIIRDVLLGIFPSVGVSNKGLVVTSLLASITVAIIYPEVDRLKWIMVALDALALGLYTVNGTQKALIYHTSGMTAVFMGLITAIGGGLIRDILINDVPSVIRDSHWYAVPALIGSVLTVFVTRTYEHHAINFTVQVIGDIAIVSFVVILRVLSVRFDWKVPGAIRRNRTYLPLPVKEDEDEKSDNNK